In a genomic window of Magnolia sinica isolate HGM2019 chromosome 14, MsV1, whole genome shotgun sequence:
- the LOC131225514 gene encoding CASP-like protein 1D1: MASSDKLTSESIESAPNSKSPLDRPPPINFFVVDLGLRLLLFASTITAIVVMATSKQTKVLNIPLLPFPLVRAAKFNQSPALIYYVVALSAACFYSIITILSSLAAISKTSPSKKLLLLLAYIDTLMVGVVASAMGAASSIGYLGLKGNSHAGWTKVCNIYGKFCRHVSASISISLIASIILILLVFLSTYSLYRRSH; encoded by the exons ATGGCGTCCTCCGATAAGCTAACGAGCGAATCCATCGAGTCGGCGCCCAATTCCAAGTCACCGCTCGATCGCCCACCTCCTATCAATTTTTTTGTGGTTGATCTTGGTTTGAGACTCTTGCTGTTCGCATCTACCATTACAGCCATCGTGGTTATGGCCACAAGCAAGCAGACCAAAGTGCTCAATATCCCGCTCCTACCGTTTCCACTCGTTCGGGCTGCCAAATTCAATCAATCTCCAGCGTTAAT ATACTACGTGGTGGCACTTAGCGCGGCTTGTTTCTACAGCATTATTACAATCTTATCTTCTCTTGCTGCCATCTCCAAGACGTCTCCCTCGAAGAAGCTGTTGTTGTTGCTGGCATACATTGACACT CTAATGGTGGGAGTGGTTGCATCGGCCATGGGCGCAGCATCTTCAATCGGTTATCTTGGCTTAAAGGGCAATTCTCACGCTGGGTGGACGAAAGTCTGCAACATCTATGGCAAGTTCTGTCGGCACGTCAGTGCTTCCATTTCCATCTCTCTCATTGCTTCCATCATCCTCATCTTGCTTGTATTTCTATCGACATACTCTCTTTACCGTCGCAGCCATTGA